In Vigna unguiculata cultivar IT97K-499-35 chromosome 3, ASM411807v1, whole genome shotgun sequence, a single genomic region encodes these proteins:
- the LOC114176402 gene encoding protein POLLEN DEFECTIVE IN GUIDANCE 1-like — MRHGSTAPLAAEPPQPQPSLSNSIPHRRKKRKRRVAATSTSISSETSFANGSDQLKNRIHDAAVECEQEPKAEQSKATYPLVELRQRSVKGGESLGNSVVTAVDAGDVTEVCSIAAATSETAESLELKRVLEDDWISNKSPMSYFFEKVYNGNSVWSTTIIGDEKGRERVYDTIFRLPWRCELLIDVGFFVCFNSFLSLLTVMPTRMLMTVWRLLKTRKFNRPSTIEFSDFSCFLILACGVTVLQQIDISLIYHMIRGQATIKLYVIYNVLEIFDKLCQNFIGDVLQMLFHSAEELARCPPETQSMRFWIRRFISDQVLAVVTSIVHSVILLVQAITLSACIVSHYNALPALLVSNNFAEIKSYVFKGYSKDNVHSMVYSDSIERFHISAFILFVLAQNILEAEGPWFISFISNILLVYVFEMAIDVIKHSFISKFNNISPIAYSEFLEVLCKQTLHMQTEDAKKKLTFVPLAPACVVIRVLAPVYAANLPYNSLSWRLCWILLFSAITYIMLTSLKVLIGMVLQKHARWYVNRCQRRKHHLHAD, encoded by the exons ATGAGACACGGCAGCACCGCGCCACTCGCAGCGGAACCACCGCAACCCCAACCTTCACTGTCCAATTCGATTCCTCACCGGAGGAAGAAGCGCAAGCGCAGAGTCGCCGCCACTTCCACTTCCATTTCCTCTGAAACCAGCTTCGCCAATGGTTCCGACCAGCTCAAGAATCGCATTCATGACGCTGCTGTTGAGTGCGAGCAGGAACCTAAAGCGGAACAGAGTAAAGCCACTTATCCTTTGGTGGAGCTAAGGCAGAGAAGCGTGAAAGGTGGCGAGAGTTTGGGAAATTCGGTGGTTACAGCCGTCGATGCAGGTGATGTTACGGAAGTTTGTTCGATTGCAGCGGCAACATCGGAGACGGCGGAGTCGCTGGAGTTAAAACGTGTTTTGGAAGATGATTGGATCT CGAACAAGTCACCCATGTCATACTTTTTTGAGAAAGTGTACAACGGAAATTCTGTATGGAGCACAACAATTATTGGGGATGAAAAGGGACGAGAAAGAGTTTATGACACTATCTTCCGTTTGCCATGGAGATGCGAATTG CTTATAGATGTTGGTTTCTTTGTCTGCTTCAATTCATTTCTGTCATTGTTAACTGTCATGCCCACAAGAATGCTGATGACCGTTTGGAGGCTTCTGAAAACAAG GAAGTTCAATAGGCCATCAACAATTGAGTTTTCAGATTTTAGCTGTTTTCTTATTTTGGCTTGTGGAGTCACTGTTTTGCAGCAAATAG ATATCAGCTTAATATATCATATGATCCGTGGTCAAGCAACAATCAAGTTGTATGTGATCTACAATGTGTTAGAG atatttgataaattatgtcaaaattttattggGGATGTGCTGCAAATGCTATTTCATTCAGCGGAAGAGCTTGCAAGATGCCCCCCAGAAACACAAAGTATGAGATTCTGGATACGGAGATTTATTTCTGACCAAGTTTTAGCCGTTGTTACTTCAA TTGTTCATTCTGTTATCTTATTAGTTCAGGCAATCACTTTATCAGCCTGTATTGTTTCTCACTACAATGCCCTGCCAGCATTGCTGGTGTCCAATAATTTTGCTGAGATAAAAAGCTATGTGTTTAAGGGATACAGTAAGGATAATGTTCACAGTATGGTGTACTCTG ATTCCATAGAGAGATTCCATATATCAGCAtttatcttatttgttttgGCTCAAAATATTCTGGAAGCAGAAGGACCCTGGTTTATAAGCTTTATCAGt AATATCCTCTTGGTTTATGTATTTGAGATGGCTATCGATGTGATCAAGCATTCATTCATTTCCAAATTCAACAACATTTCACCCATCGCATATTCTGAGTTTCTTGAAGTCCTATGTAAACAG ACTCTACATATGCAAACTGAGGATGCCAAAAAAAAGTTGACTTTTGTCCCTCTTGCTCCAGCTTGTGTG GTCATTCGAGTTCTGGCTCCAGTTTATGCTGCAAACCTTCCTTACAATTCCCTTTCATGGAGGCTATGTTGGATTCTGTTATTTTCGGCAATAACTTACATTATGCTAACAAGCCTCAAGGTTCTAATTGGCATGGTTCTACAGAAGCATGCCAGATGGTATGTTAATCGCTGTCAAAGGAGGAAGCATCATCTTCATGCAGATTAA
- the LOC114179947 gene encoding uncharacterized protein LOC114179947 isoform X3 — MIDKRWSFQGEQEAYPVTSGNLKGLPRGIIHDTSDLELRPLWSRSSLRSKVSVYSDRHLLAIPVGMKQKHNVDAMVQKFLPENFTIILFHYDANMDGWWDLSWSSKAIHIIAQNQTKWWFAKRFLHPDIVSIYDYIFLWDEDLGVKHFSPSRYIEIVKEEGLEISQPALDPDSGHIHHKITVRAKTKRVHRRVYELRGNTRCSEASTGPPCTGFVEGMAPVFSRSAWDCAWHLIQNDLVHGWGLDMKIGYCAQGDRTQNVGVVDEEYVVHKGIPSLGGSGDQTAKVLSRGRPTPRHRASAFDERIEIRRQSTWELEVFKGRWNKAITEDKTWVDPFTSDEKKRLRHRKKNNRFS, encoded by the exons ATG aTAGACAAAAGGTGGAGTTTCCAGGGAGAACAAGAG GCTTATCCTGTTACTTCAGGAAATCTGAAGGGCTTACCACGAGGTATAATACATGATACTTCAGATTTGGAGCTTAGGCCTTTATGGTCTCGAAGTAGTTTGAGGTCAAAG GTTAGTGTTTACTCCGATCGCCACTTGCTTGCAATTCCAGTTGGTATGAAACAAAAGCATAATGTAGATGCAATGGTGCAAAAG TTTCTTCCagaaaattttacaattattttattccaCTACGATGCCAATATGGATGGATGGTGGGATCTTAGTTGGAGTAGCAAGGCCATACACATAATTGCTCAAAACCAAACAAAGTG GTGGTTTGCTAAAAGATTTCTACATCCAGATATAGTTTCTATTTATGATTACATTTTTCTCTGGGACGAGGACTTAGGGGTGAAGCATTTTTCTCCATCAAG ATACATTGAAATTGTGAAGGAAGAAGGATTGGAGATATCTCAACCAGCTCTTGACCCAGATTCTGGACATATACATCATAAAATTACAGTTAGAGCTAAAACAAAAAGAGTTCATAG AAGAGTCTATGAACTCAGAGGCAATACTAGGTGTTCAGAGGCAAGTACAGGGCCTCCATGCACTGG GTTTGTGGAAGGTATGGCTCCTGTTTTCTCTCGATCTGCCTGGGATTGTGCTTGGCATCTTATACAG AATGACCTTGTCCATGGATGGGGATTGGATATGAAAATAGGATATTGTGCTCAG GGAGATCGCACACAAAATGTGGGAGTTGTTGATGAGGAATATGTTGTTCATAAGGGAATACCAAGTCTGGGTGGCAGTGGGGATCAAACAGCTAAA GTTTTGAGTCGTGGAAGGCCAACTCCG AGACACCGTGCCTCGGCCTTTGATGAGCGAATTGAG ATAAGAAGGCAATCAACGTGGGAACTTGAAGTGTTCAAAGGCCGGTGGAATAAAGCTATTACTGAGGACAAAACCTGGGTTGATCCATTTACCAGTGATGAAAAAAAACGCTTGAGACATAGGAAGAAAAACAATCGCTTCTCTTAA
- the LOC114179947 gene encoding uncharacterized protein LOC114179947 isoform X1, whose protein sequence is MGKSILKMKQLPFMVVVCTVMLFVVYRTLKYQYYEEEIDKRWSFQGEQEAYPVTSGNLKGLPRGIIHDTSDLELRPLWSRSSLRSKVSVYSDRHLLAIPVGMKQKHNVDAMVQKFLPENFTIILFHYDANMDGWWDLSWSSKAIHIIAQNQTKWWFAKRFLHPDIVSIYDYIFLWDEDLGVKHFSPSRYIEIVKEEGLEISQPALDPDSGHIHHKITVRAKTKRVHRRVYELRGNTRCSEASTGPPCTGFVEGMAPVFSRSAWDCAWHLIQNDLVHGWGLDMKIGYCAQGDRTQNVGVVDEEYVVHKGIPSLGGSGDQTAKVLSRGRPTPRHRASAFDERIEIRRQSTWELEVFKGRWNKAITEDKTWVDPFTSDEKKRLRHRKKNNRFS, encoded by the exons ATG GGGAAATCAATTTTGAAGATGAAGCAACTTCCTTTTATGGTAGTTGTTTGTACAGTAATGTTGTTTGTTGTGTATAGGACTTTAAAGTATCAATATTACGAAGAAGAG aTAGACAAAAGGTGGAGTTTCCAGGGAGAACAAGAG GCTTATCCTGTTACTTCAGGAAATCTGAAGGGCTTACCACGAGGTATAATACATGATACTTCAGATTTGGAGCTTAGGCCTTTATGGTCTCGAAGTAGTTTGAGGTCAAAG GTTAGTGTTTACTCCGATCGCCACTTGCTTGCAATTCCAGTTGGTATGAAACAAAAGCATAATGTAGATGCAATGGTGCAAAAG TTTCTTCCagaaaattttacaattattttattccaCTACGATGCCAATATGGATGGATGGTGGGATCTTAGTTGGAGTAGCAAGGCCATACACATAATTGCTCAAAACCAAACAAAGTG GTGGTTTGCTAAAAGATTTCTACATCCAGATATAGTTTCTATTTATGATTACATTTTTCTCTGGGACGAGGACTTAGGGGTGAAGCATTTTTCTCCATCAAG ATACATTGAAATTGTGAAGGAAGAAGGATTGGAGATATCTCAACCAGCTCTTGACCCAGATTCTGGACATATACATCATAAAATTACAGTTAGAGCTAAAACAAAAAGAGTTCATAG AAGAGTCTATGAACTCAGAGGCAATACTAGGTGTTCAGAGGCAAGTACAGGGCCTCCATGCACTGG GTTTGTGGAAGGTATGGCTCCTGTTTTCTCTCGATCTGCCTGGGATTGTGCTTGGCATCTTATACAG AATGACCTTGTCCATGGATGGGGATTGGATATGAAAATAGGATATTGTGCTCAG GGAGATCGCACACAAAATGTGGGAGTTGTTGATGAGGAATATGTTGTTCATAAGGGAATACCAAGTCTGGGTGGCAGTGGGGATCAAACAGCTAAA GTTTTGAGTCGTGGAAGGCCAACTCCG AGACACCGTGCCTCGGCCTTTGATGAGCGAATTGAG ATAAGAAGGCAATCAACGTGGGAACTTGAAGTGTTCAAAGGCCGGTGGAATAAAGCTATTACTGAGGACAAAACCTGGGTTGATCCATTTACCAGTGATGAAAAAAAACGCTTGAGACATAGGAAGAAAAACAATCGCTTCTCTTAA
- the LOC114176345 gene encoding uncharacterized protein LOC114176345 isoform X2 — protein MGAELVVTWNTWEELLLGGAILRHGTRDWTVVAAELKTRTVSPFSFTPEVCKAKYEELRQQYSGCMAWFEELKKKRVAELKRDLELSEELIGSLELKLESLKTGMDEKRVDCHVDDGSVGPELHVSLEKLDRVVPSAKEMSKDGLSAGSFTHESQTNWSHECKVPAMSCEDVETKPEVSGSTEQEKVLNVDKSTHTIYEGQGGCLKKRRGKRKRKDCGKNTNEASVRESDLSADVCKESSTSNCDEIEKSSGKDEAKANFKKDEIKDLMELLDSFLSVQGASAFCRRHDSQKRGRYKKTVRQHMDFDTIRSRINNGTIKSMMELIRDLLLLTNNAILFYSKITREYKIALKLRDLAIKTSAEKLKFLSSSNASTSLPVPDPQVKVRSMSTSPVRDPPVKATSITASPVHDPSMKVRSMRPGNRKIVAKVAGGNSSAERVSLRAKKEANKVESPSSVESLPIKKAFGGRTKKVVRESAGQRHATPRKGRKRGKTK, from the exons ATGGGAGCAGAGTTGGTAGTGACGTGGAACACGTGGGAGGAGCTTCTCCTCGGTGGAGCTATTCTCCGGCACGGGACCCGAGATTGGACTGTCGTCGCCGCGGAACTCAAGACCCGAACCGTTTCGCCATTTAGTTTCACTCCCGAG GTTTGTAAAGCCAAATATGAAGAGTTGCGACAGCAGTATTCTGGGTGCAT GGCTTGGTTTGAGGAGCTTAAGAAGAAAAGAGTGGCAGAACTTAAGAGAGACTTGGAGCTATCTGAAGAATTAATCGG GTCCCTTGAGTTGAAGCTTGAATCCCTCAAGACTGGAATGGACGAGAAAAGAGTTGATTGCCATGTTGATGATGGCTCAGTCGGACCCGAATTACATGTTTCGTTGGAGAAATTGGATAGAGTTGTTCCTTCTGCAAAAGAGATGTCAAAGGATGGACTATCTGCTGGGAGTTTCACACATGAAAGCCAGACAAACTGGTCTCATGAATGTAAGGTTCCAGCAATGTCATGCGAAGATGTGGAGACCAAGCCTGAAGTTTCAGGGTCTACTGAACAGGAGAAAGTTTTGAATGTAGATAAGTCGACTCACACTATATATGAAGGACAGGGAGGGTGTTTGAAAAAACGAAGAgggaagagaaagaggaaggATTGTGGCAAAAATACTAATGAAGCCAGTGTAAGAGAAAGTGACTTATCAGCTGATGTGTGTAAAGAAAGTTCTACTAGCAACTGTGATGAGATCGAAAAATCTTCTGGTAAGGATGAGGCAAAAGCAAACTTCAAAAAGGATGAAATTAAAGATCTGATGGAGCTCTTGGATTCTTTTTTGTCTGTTCAAGGTGCTTCTGCCTTCTGTCGTAGGCATGATAGTCAG AAACGAGGAAGATACAAGAAAACAGTCCGGCAACACATGGACTTTGACACTATAAGGTCTAGAATCAACAATGGAACAATCAAGTCCATGATGGAACTTATAAGAGACTTGCTACTATTGACCAACAATGCTATATTATTCTACTCCAAGATCACTCGTGAATACAAAATTGCTCTAAAACTGAGAGACCTTGCCATCAAAACATCGGCAGAGAAACTCAAGTTTTTGAGCAGCAGCAATGCCTCAACATCATTACCTGTGCCTGATCCTCAAGTGAAAGTCAGAAGCATGAGCACATCACCTGTGCGTGATCCTCCTGTGAAAGCCACAAGCATTACCGCATCACCTGTGCATGATCCTTCAATGAAAGTCAGAAGCATGCGCCCCGGTAACCGCAAGATTGTTGCAAAGGTAGCTGGTGGCAACAGCTCTGCCGAAAGGGTCTCACTTAGAGCTAAGAAAGAAGCTAATAAAGTAGAATCTCCATCTTCAGTGGAATCCTTACCCATCAAGAAGGCTTTTGGTGGTAGAACAAAAAAAGTTGTACGTGAAAGTGCAGGTCAGAGACATGCAACTCCAAGGAAGGGAAGGAAAAGAGGGAAAACAAAGTGA
- the LOC114176345 gene encoding uncharacterized protein LOC114176345 isoform X1, producing MGAELVVTWNTWEELLLGGAILRHGTRDWTVVAAELKTRTVSPFSFTPEVCKAKYEELRQQYSGCIVLWLHDIIRAWFEELKKKRVAELKRDLELSEELIGSLELKLESLKTGMDEKRVDCHVDDGSVGPELHVSLEKLDRVVPSAKEMSKDGLSAGSFTHESQTNWSHECKVPAMSCEDVETKPEVSGSTEQEKVLNVDKSTHTIYEGQGGCLKKRRGKRKRKDCGKNTNEASVRESDLSADVCKESSTSNCDEIEKSSGKDEAKANFKKDEIKDLMELLDSFLSVQGASAFCRRHDSQKRGRYKKTVRQHMDFDTIRSRINNGTIKSMMELIRDLLLLTNNAILFYSKITREYKIALKLRDLAIKTSAEKLKFLSSSNASTSLPVPDPQVKVRSMSTSPVRDPPVKATSITASPVHDPSMKVRSMRPGNRKIVAKVAGGNSSAERVSLRAKKEANKVESPSSVESLPIKKAFGGRTKKVVRESAGQRHATPRKGRKRGKTK from the exons ATGGGAGCAGAGTTGGTAGTGACGTGGAACACGTGGGAGGAGCTTCTCCTCGGTGGAGCTATTCTCCGGCACGGGACCCGAGATTGGACTGTCGTCGCCGCGGAACTCAAGACCCGAACCGTTTCGCCATTTAGTTTCACTCCCGAG GTTTGTAAAGCCAAATATGAAGAGTTGCGACAGCAGTATTCTGGGTGCAT TGTATTATGGTTACATGACATTATCAGGGCTTGGTTTGAGGAGCTTAAGAAGAAAAGAGTGGCAGAACTTAAGAGAGACTTGGAGCTATCTGAAGAATTAATCGG GTCCCTTGAGTTGAAGCTTGAATCCCTCAAGACTGGAATGGACGAGAAAAGAGTTGATTGCCATGTTGATGATGGCTCAGTCGGACCCGAATTACATGTTTCGTTGGAGAAATTGGATAGAGTTGTTCCTTCTGCAAAAGAGATGTCAAAGGATGGACTATCTGCTGGGAGTTTCACACATGAAAGCCAGACAAACTGGTCTCATGAATGTAAGGTTCCAGCAATGTCATGCGAAGATGTGGAGACCAAGCCTGAAGTTTCAGGGTCTACTGAACAGGAGAAAGTTTTGAATGTAGATAAGTCGACTCACACTATATATGAAGGACAGGGAGGGTGTTTGAAAAAACGAAGAgggaagagaaagaggaaggATTGTGGCAAAAATACTAATGAAGCCAGTGTAAGAGAAAGTGACTTATCAGCTGATGTGTGTAAAGAAAGTTCTACTAGCAACTGTGATGAGATCGAAAAATCTTCTGGTAAGGATGAGGCAAAAGCAAACTTCAAAAAGGATGAAATTAAAGATCTGATGGAGCTCTTGGATTCTTTTTTGTCTGTTCAAGGTGCTTCTGCCTTCTGTCGTAGGCATGATAGTCAG AAACGAGGAAGATACAAGAAAACAGTCCGGCAACACATGGACTTTGACACTATAAGGTCTAGAATCAACAATGGAACAATCAAGTCCATGATGGAACTTATAAGAGACTTGCTACTATTGACCAACAATGCTATATTATTCTACTCCAAGATCACTCGTGAATACAAAATTGCTCTAAAACTGAGAGACCTTGCCATCAAAACATCGGCAGAGAAACTCAAGTTTTTGAGCAGCAGCAATGCCTCAACATCATTACCTGTGCCTGATCCTCAAGTGAAAGTCAGAAGCATGAGCACATCACCTGTGCGTGATCCTCCTGTGAAAGCCACAAGCATTACCGCATCACCTGTGCATGATCCTTCAATGAAAGTCAGAAGCATGCGCCCCGGTAACCGCAAGATTGTTGCAAAGGTAGCTGGTGGCAACAGCTCTGCCGAAAGGGTCTCACTTAGAGCTAAGAAAGAAGCTAATAAAGTAGAATCTCCATCTTCAGTGGAATCCTTACCCATCAAGAAGGCTTTTGGTGGTAGAACAAAAAAAGTTGTACGTGAAAGTGCAGGTCAGAGACATGCAACTCCAAGGAAGGGAAGGAAAAGAGGGAAAACAAAGTGA
- the LOC114179947 gene encoding uncharacterized protein LOC114179947 isoform X2, translating into MGKSILKMKQLPFMIDKRWSFQGEQEAYPVTSGNLKGLPRGIIHDTSDLELRPLWSRSSLRSKVSVYSDRHLLAIPVGMKQKHNVDAMVQKFLPENFTIILFHYDANMDGWWDLSWSSKAIHIIAQNQTKWWFAKRFLHPDIVSIYDYIFLWDEDLGVKHFSPSRYIEIVKEEGLEISQPALDPDSGHIHHKITVRAKTKRVHRRVYELRGNTRCSEASTGPPCTGFVEGMAPVFSRSAWDCAWHLIQNDLVHGWGLDMKIGYCAQGDRTQNVGVVDEEYVVHKGIPSLGGSGDQTAKVLSRGRPTPRHRASAFDERIEIRRQSTWELEVFKGRWNKAITEDKTWVDPFTSDEKKRLRHRKKNNRFS; encoded by the exons ATG GGGAAATCAATTTTGAAGATGAAGCAACTTCCTTTTATG aTAGACAAAAGGTGGAGTTTCCAGGGAGAACAAGAG GCTTATCCTGTTACTTCAGGAAATCTGAAGGGCTTACCACGAGGTATAATACATGATACTTCAGATTTGGAGCTTAGGCCTTTATGGTCTCGAAGTAGTTTGAGGTCAAAG GTTAGTGTTTACTCCGATCGCCACTTGCTTGCAATTCCAGTTGGTATGAAACAAAAGCATAATGTAGATGCAATGGTGCAAAAG TTTCTTCCagaaaattttacaattattttattccaCTACGATGCCAATATGGATGGATGGTGGGATCTTAGTTGGAGTAGCAAGGCCATACACATAATTGCTCAAAACCAAACAAAGTG GTGGTTTGCTAAAAGATTTCTACATCCAGATATAGTTTCTATTTATGATTACATTTTTCTCTGGGACGAGGACTTAGGGGTGAAGCATTTTTCTCCATCAAG ATACATTGAAATTGTGAAGGAAGAAGGATTGGAGATATCTCAACCAGCTCTTGACCCAGATTCTGGACATATACATCATAAAATTACAGTTAGAGCTAAAACAAAAAGAGTTCATAG AAGAGTCTATGAACTCAGAGGCAATACTAGGTGTTCAGAGGCAAGTACAGGGCCTCCATGCACTGG GTTTGTGGAAGGTATGGCTCCTGTTTTCTCTCGATCTGCCTGGGATTGTGCTTGGCATCTTATACAG AATGACCTTGTCCATGGATGGGGATTGGATATGAAAATAGGATATTGTGCTCAG GGAGATCGCACACAAAATGTGGGAGTTGTTGATGAGGAATATGTTGTTCATAAGGGAATACCAAGTCTGGGTGGCAGTGGGGATCAAACAGCTAAA GTTTTGAGTCGTGGAAGGCCAACTCCG AGACACCGTGCCTCGGCCTTTGATGAGCGAATTGAG ATAAGAAGGCAATCAACGTGGGAACTTGAAGTGTTCAAAGGCCGGTGGAATAAAGCTATTACTGAGGACAAAACCTGGGTTGATCCATTTACCAGTGATGAAAAAAAACGCTTGAGACATAGGAAGAAAAACAATCGCTTCTCTTAA